TCAGATCCTGAAAGCCGAAGGTGAACGCCAGTCCGCATTCTTGCAGGCAGAAGCGCGCGAACGTGCCGCTGAAGCTGAAGCTCAGGCCACCAAAATGGTGTCAGAGGCGATTGCCGCTGGGAACATTCAGGCGATTAACTATTTCGTGGCACAAAAATATACTGACGCGCTGCAAAAAATCGGTTCTGCCACTAACAGCAAAGTGATCATGATGCCGCTGGAAGCCAGCAACCTGATGGGCTCCATCGGCGGTATCGCTGAATTGCTGAAAGAAACAGGCCCCGTTAAAGGCAAATCATAATGATTGATTACATTGCCCAAAATCCGCATGGTTTTTGGCTGTCGCTGGGCGGTGTGCTACTAGCTGCGGAGTTGTTAGGCGCTGGCGGGTATCTGCTGTGGTGCGGCATTTCAGCCCTATTGGTCGGCCTGCTAACGTGGGTACTGCCATTTGGCTGGGAATGGCAGGCCACGCTGTTTGCGATCCTCACTGTCGCCACCGCGCTACTATGGTGGCGCTGGTTACGGCGCAGTCAGCCGGTAGCAAGAAATAATGATGATCTGCTTAATCAACGTAGCCGACAGCTTATTGGTGCGCGAGCCACGCTTGAAGCCCCTATCGTCAACGGCAATGGACGCATTCGTATCGGCGACAGCAGCTGGCGAGTGACCTGTTCGCAGGAGTTACCGATCGGGGCCGTTGTAGAAGTTATCGACGTAGAAGGTATTACGTTAGTGGTGAAAAGTATTTAAGTTGCTCTCTCCCCCGCGCAGAGGTTTGCCGGGGGAAAAGCCACTTACGCCTTATGTCCATGGCAGCAACCCGCCAGATTATTAATGATCGGACAATCTGCACTTTCATCGCCGGGGCACTCATCGGCTAACGCCATCAATCGGTGGCGCATTTGCTGCAATTCTTCAATATGCCGTTCCAGTTCGGCCACTTTCTCTAACGTGCGCCGCTTAACGTCAGCGCTGTGGCGGCTTTTGTCATGAAAAAGCCCTACCAGTTCACGGCATTCGTCCAGCGTAAAGCCCACCTGCCGCGCCTGCCGCAGCAACGTGAGCTCTTCAATATGTTTTTCACCGTAGAACCGATAGCCATTGTCAGCGCGGTTTGGCGCGGTCATCAGCCCCTTTTCTTCATAAAAACGGATAGTTTTACTGGTGAGTCCGGTTTTCTTGGCAACCTCACTGATGTTCATTCTGCCTCCCCTCTTGACCTTACCCTTGCAGGAAGGTTTAAGCTTAGTCCAAGTGAAGAATACCATGTGATTCGCCCACCAACACCACGTGTTCGCAGGGCAATACCCGAGAGGATTTTATTATGTCACAAACTCAATTGTTCGCGCTGCAAGGCCTGTCCTGCATGAACTGTGCGAAGAAAGTCAAAACCGCGCTTGAAGCGCGTTCCGATATTGAACTGGCTCAGCTAAATAATCCACGCTATGCCAAAGTCACCGGCGACGCCGATGCTCACGCGATTATCTCAACCGTAGAGCAAGCGGGTTACCATGCCACGGTTGCGGGAACGCCTGACGTAGCGCTGGCGCTAAGCGGTTTAAGCTGCGGCCATTGCACCGCCAGCGTCACCAAAGCGCTGGAGGCTGTTGCGGGCGTTGATGCGGTTGAAGTTTCATTAACCGACGCCAAAGTCTATGGTTCCGCCGATGCAACCACGCTGATTAATGCCGTTATCGCCGCTGGCTATGAAGCGTCATTATTGCCAAGTGGAGAAAGCCACCCAAAAACTGAGCCGCTGACACAGTCTGCAACAGCAAACTCGACAGCACCACAAGCGCCGGAAACTCTGGCAGCGGCTGAAATAATTTCTCCGGCGACTGCAACTTCGAACGCTTCTGACGATGACGATAGCGTTCAGCTGTTGCTCGATGGCATGAGCTGCGCGAGCTGCGTATTAAAAGTACAGAATGCGTTACAGAGCGTGCCTGGCGTTGAACAAGCGCGCGTAAACCTTGCCGAGCGCAGCGCATTGGTCACAGGACATAGCGATCCAGATGCCTTGATACACGCCGTCGAAAAAGCCGGTTACGGCGCTGAAATCATTCAAGATGAAGAAAAGCGTCGGGCGCGTCAGCAAGAATCCGCAGAAAAGTCGGTGAAAAAATTCCGCTGGCAGGCCGCTCTGGGCTTAGGTCTAGGCGTGCCACTGATGGCATGGGGGCTGTTCGGCGGATCCATGGAGCTCACGGCGAGCAACCAAAACAACTGGCTGATCGTTGGGCTGGTTACCCTTGCTGTGATGGTATTTGCCGGTGGGCATTTCTATCGCAGCGCATGGCGTAGCCTGATGAATCGTAGTGCCACCATGGACACCTTGGTCGCATTGGGCACCGGGGCCGCGTGGCTCTACTCCATCACGGTAACGCTGTGGCCGCATGTGTTCCCGATGGAAGCGCGTCACCTTTACTACGAAGCCAGTGCGATGATTATTGGTTTGATCAACCTTGGTCATGCCATGGAGGCCAGAGCGCGTCAACGCTCTTCCAAAGCGCTTGAGCGTTTGTTGGATTTAACCCCGCCGACCGCTCGCGTAGTCACCGAAGAGGGTGAGAAAACATTACCGTTGGCCGAGGTTAAGCTTGGCATGACGCTACGTTTAACTACCGGCGATCGGGTTCCGGTTGATGGTGAGATTATTACCGGCGAAGTATGGATGGATGAAGCCATGCTGACCGGCGAACCGATTCCACAGCAGAAATCCTCAGGCGATCCGGTGCATGCAGGTACCGTAGTGCA
This is a stretch of genomic DNA from Hafnia alvei. It encodes these proteins:
- a CDS encoding NfeD family protein, which produces MIDYIAQNPHGFWLSLGGVLLAAELLGAGGYLLWCGISALLVGLLTWVLPFGWEWQATLFAILTVATALLWWRWLRRSQPVARNNDDLLNQRSRQLIGARATLEAPIVNGNGRIRIGDSSWRVTCSQELPIGAVVEVIDVEGITLVVKSI
- the cueR gene encoding Cu(I)-responsive transcriptional regulator; the encoded protein is MNISEVAKKTGLTSKTIRFYEEKGLMTAPNRADNGYRFYGEKHIEELTLLRQARQVGFTLDECRELVGLFHDKSRHSADVKRRTLEKVAELERHIEELQQMRHRLMALADECPGDESADCPIINNLAGCCHGHKA
- the copA gene encoding copper-exporting P-type ATPase CopA; translated protein: MSQTQLFALQGLSCMNCAKKVKTALEARSDIELAQLNNPRYAKVTGDADAHAIISTVEQAGYHATVAGTPDVALALSGLSCGHCTASVTKALEAVAGVDAVEVSLTDAKVYGSADATTLINAVIAAGYEASLLPSGESHPKTEPLTQSATANSTAPQAPETLAAAEIISPATATSNASDDDDSVQLLLDGMSCASCVLKVQNALQSVPGVEQARVNLAERSALVTGHSDPDALIHAVEKAGYGAEIIQDEEKRRARQQESAEKSVKKFRWQAALGLGLGVPLMAWGLFGGSMELTASNQNNWLIVGLVTLAVMVFAGGHFYRSAWRSLMNRSATMDTLVALGTGAAWLYSITVTLWPHVFPMEARHLYYEASAMIIGLINLGHAMEARARQRSSKALERLLDLTPPTARVVTEEGEKTLPLAEVKLGMTLRLTTGDRVPVDGEIITGEVWMDEAMLTGEPIPQQKSSGDPVHAGTVVQDGSVLFRAGAIGSQTTLARIIKLVRQAQSSKPEIGQMADRISAVFVPTVVGIAVFSGLIWYFFGPQPQIVYTLVVATTVLIIACPCALGLATPMSIIAGVGRAAELGVLVRDADALQRASELDTLVFDKTGTLTEGQPKVVEIHTFNGVSEAQALQWSAALEAGSNHPLARAITERADRLVIPEVTQFRTLRGLGVSGDVDGHTLLLGNDALMEQQQVDTSEVKSLLKQQAERGITPVLLSADGKPAALLSIRDPLRSDSVEALQRLHGLGYQLVMLTGDNPLTANAIAKEAGIDRVIAGVLPEGKADAIKALQAKGHKVAMVGDGINDAPALAQADVGIAMGGGSDIAIETAAITLMRHSLNGVADAVELSCATLRNMKQNLLGAFVYNSLGIPIAAGVLYPLTGALLSPVVAGAAMALSSITVVSNANRLLRFKPKSQSK